In Puntigrus tetrazona isolate hp1 chromosome 7, ASM1883169v1, whole genome shotgun sequence, the following are encoded in one genomic region:
- the zgc:109889 gene encoding wiskott-Aldrich syndrome protein family member 3 isoform X1, translating into MPLVKRSIEPKHLCRGALPDGVPSELECVTNSTLAAIIKQLGSLSRHAEDIFGELFNEANSFYMRMNNLQERVDLLAIKVTQLDSTVEEVSLQDINMRKAFKSSTIQDQQVVSRNSIPNPVLELYHRGDKPPPLNILSPYRDDKKDALKFYTDPSYFFNLWREKMLQATEDKRKEKRRQKTSGSCQTQTDQTKSHSRQAHLRSPHLSSEQQKQVEDPSREVKKVRKARNRRQEWNVMAYDKEFRPDARFTPSPYHGMSSEGSLSPDNRSVASDMGEHSYPGSPSHPAQQMAVTSAYSAADGKEHLMAPSHVQTQSLDRGYRPAASSSAPPGRQTIGRVQTHGQAVTDPALNGPRPLQAKDYSGQQSQHREYFVPPAPPPPPPLIPSAQTAFDSPTGPSSAPASTMPSLSQTYNPSPPTPALPASYTPSPTHPPPAAPPPPPPGPPTHPHPHPHSHAMPPAPAEAPVVPRKGQVPLIPMSDARSDLLAAIRRGIQLRKVQEQREQEAKKEPVGNDVATILSRRIAVEYSESDEDSELDENEWSD; encoded by the exons ATGCCGCTGGTGAAGAGGAGTATCGAGCCCAAGCACCTGTGTCGAGGAGCTCTGCCTGATGGAGTGCCCAGTGAACTGGAGTGTGTCACCAACAGCACCCTGGCAGCCATCATCAAACAACTGGGCAGCCTGA GTCGTCACGCAGAGGACATCTTTGGAGAGCTGTTTAATGAAGCCAACAGTTTCTATATGCGTATGAATAACCTGCAAGAGAGAGTGGACCTGCTGGCTATCAAAGTCACCCAGCTGGACTCCACGGTGGAAGAGG TCTCTCTGCAAGATATCAACATGAGGAAGGCCTTCAAGAGCTCCACCATTCAGGACCAACAGGTGGTTTCCAGAAACTCCATCCCTAATCCTGTGCTGGAGCTCTACCACCGTGGAGACAAACCTCCCCCTCTTAATATTCTCAGCCCTTACAG aGATGATAAGAAGGATGCGCTGAAGTTCTACACAGACCCCTCCTACTTCTTTAACCTCTGGAGGGAGAAAATGCTGCAAGCCACAGAGgacaagagaaaagaaaagaggagacAGAAG ACCAGCGGCTCATGCCAGACTCAAACAGACCAGACTAAGTCCCACTCCAGGCAGGCTCACCTCAGAAGCCCCCACCTATCCTCC gagcAGCAGAAGCAGGTGGAGGACCCCAGTCGTGAGGTGAAAAAGGTTCGTAAGGCTCGGAATCGTAGGCAGGAGTGGAACGTAATGGCGTATGATAAGGAGTTCCGCCCAGATGCCCGCTTCACGCCTTCTCCGTACCACGGCATGTCCTCTGAGGGCTCACTTTCCCCAGACAACAG GTCGGTTGCCTCAGACATGGGTGAGCACTCTTACCCAGGCAGCCCCAGTCACCCGGCTCAGCAGATGGCCGTGACCAGCGCCTACTCGGCTGCCGATGGCAAAGAGCACCTCATGGCCCCCTCTCATGTCCAGACCCAGTCCCTGGACCGCGGGTATCGGCCGGCCGCTTCCTCTTCCGCTCCACCTGGGAGACAGACCATTGGCAGGGTTCAGACCCATGGACAAGCGGTCACAGACCCCGCTCTCAACGGGCCACGTCCCCTGCAGGCTAAAGACTACAG TGGTCAGCAGTCTCAGCACCGAGAGTATTTCGtacctcctgctcctcctccacctcctcctctcaTTCCCTCTGCCCAGACTGCCTTTGACAGTCCCACTGGCCCTTCCTCTGCCCCGGCCAGCACCATGCCATCTCTTTCCCAGACTTACAACCCTTCTCCTCCGACCCCTGCCCTCCCTGCTTCCTACACCCCTTCCCCAACCCATCCTCCTCCCGCAGCCCCCCCTCCACCTCCACCCGGGCCACCCACACACCCCCACCCGCACCCTCACTCACACGCCATGCCCCCTGCCCCTGCGGAAGCTCCGGTTGTCCCGAGAAAGGGCCAGGTACCTCTCATCCCAATGAGCGATGCACGCAGCGACCTGCTGGCGGCCATCAGacgag GGATCCAGCTGCGTAAGGTGCAAGAACAGCGGGAGCAGGAAGCAAAGAAGGAGCCTGTCGGAAATGACGTGGCCACTATATTATCCCGTCGCATAGCCGTGGAGTACAGCGAATCTGACGAAGACTCTGAGCTGGACGAAAACGAGTGGTCAGACTGA
- the zgc:109889 gene encoding wiskott-Aldrich syndrome protein family member 3 isoform X2, whose translation MPLVKRSIEPKHLCRGALPDGVPSELECVTNSTLAAIIKQLGSLSRHAEDIFGELFNEANSFYMRMNNLQERVDLLAIKVTQLDSTVEEVSLQDINMRKAFKSSTIQDQQVVSRNSIPNPVLELYHRGDKPPPLNILSPYRDDKKDALKFYTDPSYFFNLWREKMLQATEDKRKEKRRQKEQQKQVEDPSREVKKVRKARNRRQEWNVMAYDKEFRPDARFTPSPYHGMSSEGSLSPDNRSVASDMGEHSYPGSPSHPAQQMAVTSAYSAADGKEHLMAPSHVQTQSLDRGYRPAASSSAPPGRQTIGRVQTHGQAVTDPALNGPRPLQAKDYSGQQSQHREYFVPPAPPPPPPLIPSAQTAFDSPTGPSSAPASTMPSLSQTYNPSPPTPALPASYTPSPTHPPPAAPPPPPPGPPTHPHPHPHSHAMPPAPAEAPVVPRKGQVPLIPMSDARSDLLAAIRRGIQLRKVQEQREQEAKKEPVGNDVATILSRRIAVEYSESDEDSELDENEWSD comes from the exons ATGCCGCTGGTGAAGAGGAGTATCGAGCCCAAGCACCTGTGTCGAGGAGCTCTGCCTGATGGAGTGCCCAGTGAACTGGAGTGTGTCACCAACAGCACCCTGGCAGCCATCATCAAACAACTGGGCAGCCTGA GTCGTCACGCAGAGGACATCTTTGGAGAGCTGTTTAATGAAGCCAACAGTTTCTATATGCGTATGAATAACCTGCAAGAGAGAGTGGACCTGCTGGCTATCAAAGTCACCCAGCTGGACTCCACGGTGGAAGAGG TCTCTCTGCAAGATATCAACATGAGGAAGGCCTTCAAGAGCTCCACCATTCAGGACCAACAGGTGGTTTCCAGAAACTCCATCCCTAATCCTGTGCTGGAGCTCTACCACCGTGGAGACAAACCTCCCCCTCTTAATATTCTCAGCCCTTACAG aGATGATAAGAAGGATGCGCTGAAGTTCTACACAGACCCCTCCTACTTCTTTAACCTCTGGAGGGAGAAAATGCTGCAAGCCACAGAGgacaagagaaaagaaaagaggagacAGAAG gagcAGCAGAAGCAGGTGGAGGACCCCAGTCGTGAGGTGAAAAAGGTTCGTAAGGCTCGGAATCGTAGGCAGGAGTGGAACGTAATGGCGTATGATAAGGAGTTCCGCCCAGATGCCCGCTTCACGCCTTCTCCGTACCACGGCATGTCCTCTGAGGGCTCACTTTCCCCAGACAACAG GTCGGTTGCCTCAGACATGGGTGAGCACTCTTACCCAGGCAGCCCCAGTCACCCGGCTCAGCAGATGGCCGTGACCAGCGCCTACTCGGCTGCCGATGGCAAAGAGCACCTCATGGCCCCCTCTCATGTCCAGACCCAGTCCCTGGACCGCGGGTATCGGCCGGCCGCTTCCTCTTCCGCTCCACCTGGGAGACAGACCATTGGCAGGGTTCAGACCCATGGACAAGCGGTCACAGACCCCGCTCTCAACGGGCCACGTCCCCTGCAGGCTAAAGACTACAG TGGTCAGCAGTCTCAGCACCGAGAGTATTTCGtacctcctgctcctcctccacctcctcctctcaTTCCCTCTGCCCAGACTGCCTTTGACAGTCCCACTGGCCCTTCCTCTGCCCCGGCCAGCACCATGCCATCTCTTTCCCAGACTTACAACCCTTCTCCTCCGACCCCTGCCCTCCCTGCTTCCTACACCCCTTCCCCAACCCATCCTCCTCCCGCAGCCCCCCCTCCACCTCCACCCGGGCCACCCACACACCCCCACCCGCACCCTCACTCACACGCCATGCCCCCTGCCCCTGCGGAAGCTCCGGTTGTCCCGAGAAAGGGCCAGGTACCTCTCATCCCAATGAGCGATGCACGCAGCGACCTGCTGGCGGCCATCAGacgag GGATCCAGCTGCGTAAGGTGCAAGAACAGCGGGAGCAGGAAGCAAAGAAGGAGCCTGTCGGAAATGACGTGGCCACTATATTATCCCGTCGCATAGCCGTGGAGTACAGCGAATCTGACGAAGACTCTGAGCTGGACGAAAACGAGTGGTCAGACTGA
- the htr2cl1 gene encoding 5-hydroxytryptamine (serotonin) receptor 2C, G protein-coupled-like 1, whose amino-acid sequence MMGAPGGPVLGGFGSTTSSLDLVGWMVWPGNTTVSLNQSLFSTDYSINLSSSSSSSPHGVEKESMKEKNWPALLILVIIFLTIGGNILVILAVSLEKKLQNATNFFLRSLAVADMLVGILVMPISLINILYDYAWPLPSALCPIWIYLDVLFSTASIMHLCAISLDRYVAIRNPIEHSRFNSRTKAMLKIAAVWTISIGISMPIPVIGLHNREKVLKNGNCALNEEHFILVGSFVAFFIPLVIMVVTYSLTVQALQRQATVFLYEGKASSQQPLQPPAPPTSQLAPPPASRRSSLNCLRISNSDGNMLGLTVPPDTISIIPSSEAPSQMNSPAGRDPAGSHGRRGMMQAIKNERRASKVLGVVFFLFLVMWCPFFITNVLYVLCHKACNKPVLTELLNVFVWVGYISSGVNPLVYTLFNKTYRRAFSSYMHCQYRRVGLKPITINPPCPSNAVVTPIVIYEKVSIDRNSNCRNGDGNGIRNLEPHDMDTDPGLELKPGISELSISSGHSHTEHTSSV is encoded by the exons ATGATGGGGGCACCTGGCGGGCCAGTTCTGGGCGGGTTTGGCTCTACGACATCCTCTCTAGACCTCGTTGGCTGGATGGTCTGGCCTGGGAATACCACCGTGAGCCTGAACCAGAGCCTCTTCTCGACCGACTACAGCATTAATCTCTCgtcctcttcttcatcctctcctCATGGGGTCGAAAAGGAGTCAATGAAGGAGAAGAACTGGCCGGCCCTGCTGATTCTTGTGATTATTTTTCTGACGATAGGAGGAaatattttggtcattttggcTGTATCGCTGGAGAAAAAGCTGCAAAACGCAACAAACTTCTTCCTGCGATCACTTGCGGTGGCAGATATGCTGGTCGGCATTTTGGTTATGCCTATCTCTCTCATTAACATACTGTATG ATTATGCCTGGCCACTGCCTAGCGCTCTTTGTCCTATTTGGATATATCTGGATGTGCTTTTCTCCACTGCTTCCATCATGCACCTGTGTGCCATTTCCCTCGACCGCTACGTGGCCATACGCAATCCAATCGAGCACAGCCGGTTCAACTCCCGCACGAAGGCCATGCTGAAGATCGCTGCAGTTTGGACTATTTCAATAG GTATCTCAATGCCTATCCCAGTGATCGGACTCCATAACAGAGAAAAGGTCTTGAAAAATGGCAACTGTGCTTTGAATGAGGAACACTTCATACTGGTTGGCTCTTTTGTTGCCTTCTTCATTCCTCTGGTCATCATGGTGGTCACGTATTCCCTCACCGTCCAAGCGCTTCAGCGTCAGGCCACAGTCTTCCTCTACGAGGGCAAAGCCTCTTCTCAGCAGCCTTTGCAACCTCCGGCTCCACCTACTTCCCAGTTGGCCCCGCCCCCAGCTTCTCGTCGCAGCAGTCTGAACTGTCTACGGATCAGCAACAGCGATGGAAACATGCTCGGGCTCACCGTGCCCCCAGACACCATCTCAATAATCCCAAGTTCAGAAGCCCCATCTCAAATGAATTCGCCCGCTGGACGGGACCCGGCCGGAAGCCACGGACGGCGAGGCATGATGCAGGCCATCAAGAACGAGCGGCGAGCATCCAAAGTGTTGGGTGTAGtgttcttcctcttcctcgtcATGTGGTGTCCCTTTTTCATCACTAACGTCCTGTATGTCCTCTGCCATAAAGCCTGTAATAAGCCTGTGCTAACAGAACTGCTCAATGTTTTCGTGTGGGTGGGCTACATCTCATCAGGGGTCAATCCTTTAGTGTACACTTTGTTTAACAAGACCTACCGAAGGGCATTTTCGAGTTACATGCACTGCCAGTATAGACGGGTGGGTCTTAAACCCATCACTATAAACCCTCCTTGTCCGTCCAATGCAGTAGTCACACCCATTGTGATCTACGAAAAAGTTTCCATTGACAGGAACAGTAACTGTCGCAATGGGGACGGCAATGGAATCCGAAATCTGGAGCCCCACGACATGGACACTGACCCCGGGCTGGAGCTGAAACCGGGAATATCAGAGCTGTCTATCAGCAGCGGTCACAGCCACACAGAACACACCAGCAGTGTCTGA